The window GAGGCCTATGTATATATGGGGATTTTCAGGGATCTGTACTCCAAGGTGAAAGGAATGATTTTTAACAGCAAGAGTGAACAGAGGCTGACCAACAAGATCTACAATCTGGACAATGTAAAACAATGCGTGCCAGGCCTGGGGTTGGAGACAGATCTGAAATTTGATGCAGAGGCTTTCAGGGAAAAGTTTGGCATACAGGATCCCTTTGTCTTATATGCTGGACGGAAGGACGACGGGAAAAATGTGGGAACCCTCATCAGATATTTTAAAGAGTACAAGGCCAGAAATCAGGGCAGCCTGAAACTGGTACTCATTGGCGGCGGTTCGGTTACTATTCCCGGGGAGATTAAGCAGGATGTGTATGACCTGGGATTTGTGGACATACAGGATAAGTACAATGCTTACGGTGCTGCGGCTGTACTGTGCCAGCCGTCCAAAAATGAGAGCTTTTCCTTTGTCATCATGGAAAGCTGGCTCTGTGAAAGGCCTGTCCTTGTACACGACTGCTGTGCAGTGACCAGGGACTTTGTCATAGAAGCATCCGGAGGCCTGTATTTTGGGAGTTACTATGAGTTTGAGGAATGCCTGAGGCGCCTGCTTAAAGACGAGGAATTAGCAAAGCAGATGGGAAGGAACGGAAAGCAGTTTGTTCTGAATAATTTTAAGTGGGAGATTGTCACTGACAAGTACATTAAGTTTTTTGAAGAAATCATAGCAGACAGAGGTTGATTGGATGGTTATAGCAATAAGTACTGCGGCTGCAATGCTCCTTATGGCAGCTGTAATACTTCTCTGTTTTTCAAGAGAAGATATCGTTAAAATAATAATATTAGCTTTTGTTTTTTTCTGGGGTGCGTTTGTCATTATCAGCGGCGTATTTTTTGGACTGGATATTTTTTCATTTCAAAGAGTGCTTTTTACGGAGATATGCATTGAGATACTCTGTATCATATATCTGTTTATGAAGGGAAAACGCCCTGTTGTATCGGCTGACTATAAGTCATGGATCATACCTTTAAGCATTACCCTGGTTATGCTTCCTTTTACAGCAGGTAAATTTGAATTTTTTGGCCTGGGGCAGGATCAGGGCGCCTACCAGATAAAGGCTATTTTCCTTATGTCAGGGATCACAGAAAATCAAATTGATTTTGAGGAATACGAAGTCCTTCCGGAAGAAAAAGAGAATTTTGAGGCTTCCTTATTTTCTCTGGGCGGCCTGGACGACTATAACCCAGAATATTTCTGGAATACAGAGGAAAAGGAAATCAGTGAGGTTTCCTCTACTTTTCATGGGATTCCTACCTTTGCAGCTATGCTGGGACTGTGGGGCAGCATTTTTGGGATAGCGAATATGGCCCACGTCCAGACTCTGTTTTATATTTGCTATATTTTCATGGTTTCTTTTGCAGCAGACAGATTCCGCCTCAAGTGGGGGGCAAAGCTGTTGGCAGTTTTTGCATGTGCGTGGTGCCCGGCAGTAATCTGGGTGTCCAAGTCTGCGCTGACAGAGATGTTTTTAGCTGTGCTGCTGGTAGCTTATCTTTATTTTATGGCGGGCAGGGAGGAAAAGTCTCCGGTGTTTGCCACGTTTTTCCTGGCAGTCTTTGCATTCTACCATGTGTCAATTTACACCCTGCTGCCAGTCTTTATTCTTCTGGCGTATCTTCTCTATATAAAGACGAAAAACAAAATATATTTAAAATCGGCTGCAGCTACTGTCCTGGCCTATTATGTAAGTTTGTGGTTTATGCTGAATATTTCAGCAGGATATACGCTAAACCAATATAAGCCCATCTGTGTGGGTGTTTTGGACTGGCGGGACAGCAGCCTGATGATTTGTATAACTGCTGTATGTGCGGCGGGCTTTTTTATTACACTCTTTTTTTTTTTATGGAGGGGGGCAGAAGGGGCGGCAAAGAAAGCGGAGCACCTGGCCCATGCCATACGGCTTCCCTGGATTGCGGCGGCGGGTACAGCCGGAGGAGTCCTTCTCTACTTCCTGACGAGCAAAACGGAGTTTCCGTTCAAGGCAATGGCTGGATATGTCTATCTCACAGGGTTTGTCCTGGGCCCTGTGGCGCTTGGGGCTGCCGTTTACTATCTGGCCAGATGGAAGAGAGAAGCAGACGTAAAGATGACAGTACTTATATCGCTTTTCTTGTACTGTATTCTTTTCCATACTGTCTTTTTGAGGAGGCAGGTAGAGTACTACTACTATTATTCCAGATATTTGGTGCCCTTTGTGGCAATCGTGATTTTGCTGGCCGCCTGTATCTTAAACAGGATAAAATGGTATTACAGCCTGGCGGGGGCAGTGGTGATTGGCGCAGTGCTGGCTCCTTTTAACAAGGTATTCATAAAAAATGTAGATGACACACGGATGGAATGGGATGTGCTGGAGGGAATAGCAGACAGTATTGATGGGGGGGATTCGGCTGTGATTGTGGCGCCGGAAATGGCCAGGACAGCTTTCCTGCCTGTGCGGGCCATTACTGGCGCGGATACCTTCTTCCAGGGCACAAGCCTGGAGGAAGAGATTCAGACATTAAAGCAGGATTATGATAAAGTGTATTATATAACCGGGCAGAATACACTTTTGGAAGGCTCTGAAATTGTATACAGAGATACAACCCATATGCAGGAAGATAAGGGCGCTTTCCTGGGGAAAATGGTGCCTTTGCCCCGTTATTTTGACAAAGATGAGGCAGACGTATATGTATATGAAATAGCCGCAGATATAAAGTACGAGTACAATATGAACGACTCCAGCGGGTTTGCCCGCTCAGGGTTTGGTACCCTGGAGGGGGACAGCAGGTGGATTAACAGTCAGATGGCGTATGTGGAGTGTACCCTTCCAAAGGATAGGTATAAGCTGCGTATATACCAGGGGCCGGGAATTCCCTTTTCTGCACTGAAAAAAGAAGAACTGTCACTGGAAATCTATTTAAACGGAGTGCTGGTGGGCAGTACTACGTTAAGTGACAGTACAAACGGCCAGGTGCTTACTTATGACATCAGCCGGGAGCTGGTGTCAGAGGGGGAAAATGTACTGAGTATCAAGAGTGAATTGTGGAATGCTTCTGATTTTTCTGAGTCGGACAACAGGAAGTTGGGGATTTCTGTCACTAGGATTGTTTTTGAAAAATAGGAGGGAAATATGGATTACAGGGATATTTATAATGATTGGTGTAAAAATGAGTATTTTGATGAAGAAACCCGCAGGGAGCTGATTGGAATTCAGGATAATGACAAAGAAATTTATGACAGGTTTTATAAGGAATTGGAGTTTGGCACGGGAGGACTGCGGGGTGTAATCGGGAATGGAACCAACAGGATGAACGTATATACTGTGAGAAAGGCGACACAAGGACTGGCCAATTATATTATCAGGCAGAATGGAATGGAAAAGGGGGTGGCCATCGCCTATGATTCCAGGAGGATGTCCCCTGAGTTCGCCAGCGAGGCTGCTCTATGCCTGAATGCAAATCAGATTAAGACGTATATTTTCCCTTCCCTGCGGCCCACGCCCCAATTGTCCTTTGCAGTAAGAGAACTGGGATGTATTGCGGGGATCGTGATTACTGCAAGCCACAATCCACCAGAATACAATGGCTATAAAGTATACTGGGAGGACGGGGCACAGATCACTGCGCCGAAAGACCAGGAAATTATTTCAGAGGTCAGAAAAGTAGCGGATTACAGCCAGGTCAGGACGATGGCAAAAGAGGAGGCTGAGAAGTGCGGCCTCTATAGGGGCATTGGCAGTGAGATTGACGACAGATATATTGAGGAAGTCAAGAAACAGAGTGTATTGCCTGATATTACGGCACAGGCAGGAGAGGACTTCAAGATTGTGTACACACCCCTTCACGGCACCGGAAACCTGCCTGTTAGAAGAGTGCTCAAGGAATTAGGATTTTCCCAGGTGTACGTTGTTCCGGAGCAAGAAATGCCGGACCCAGACTTTCGCACGTTGAGTTACCCAAATCCCGAGGATCCTTCCGCCTTTAAGCTGGCGCTTGAGCTGGCCAGAGAAAAGGGAGCCGATGTGGTGCTGGCCACAGATCCGGACGCGGACCGTCTAGGCATATATGCCAGAGATAAGGAAACCGGGGAATATATTTCTTTTACAGGAAATATGTCAGGGATGCTGATTGCAGAGTATATTTTATCCGTCAGGCAGGAGCAGGGAACGCTTCCTGAAAACGGCGCCCTGGTAGAGACCATTGTGACAACAAATATGGGAAAAGCTATGGCAGGGCATTATGGAATTGCGCTGATTGAGGTTCTCACAGGTTTTAAATATATTGGGGAACAGATTAAATTATTTGAAGAAAATCATACCTACCAATATATATTTGGACTGGAGGAAAGTTATGGCTGCCTGGCCGGGACATATGCCAGGGATAAAGACGCCATTGTTGCCGTCATGCTTTTGTGCGAGGCTGCAGCTTATTATAAGACAAAGGGCCTTACGCTTGTTGAACAGATGGACAATCTATATAAAAAATATGGATATTATAAAGAAGGCCTAAGCTCTGTGACTTTAAAGGGCGCTGAGGGCGCAGGGAAGATACAGGAGATTATAGACGGACTGCGCCAAAATCCCCCGCATAGGATCGGAGATTTCCAGGTGGTGGCATCCAGGGATTATAAGAGCGGCGTCAGGACAGTCTTTGGGGAGAAGGAGACAGAACCAGTGGGACTGCCAAAATCTAATGTATTATATTATGAACTTGCAGAAGATGCATGGTGCTGTGTGAGGCCGTCGGGCACAGAGCCTAAAATAAAGTTTTATTATGGGGTAAAGGGAAAGGATTCCAAAGACGCCGATGCAAAGCTGCAGGGATTGGCTGACAGCCTGCAGGGCCTGGCTGCCCTGTAATGGCCATGGAGGATGGTTGAGATGGCTGCGGTATGTATGTTGATAACCCTGGCTGCCATGATTACGGCAACAGGGATGATATGGAAGAAAGCAGATTTAGTAAAGATTGTTTTGTTTGGCTTGTTTGGCTTTTTTGGACTGTATATATGTGTCAGTGAATTTTTGTTTTTATTAGACCTATTTACAATCCAAAAGGCAATCCTGGCAGAATGTATACTTGCAGTCCTCTTCCTGGTGGTCTTGCTGATTAAAAAGAGACGTTTCCAGTTTGTATATCCCAGAAAGGAACTGATAGTCTTTCTGCTGATCTGTATGGCAGGGGTATTTCTGAGCTGGCATAAATATGAGTACTACGGGATGGGCCAGGATCAGGGGGATTATCAGACCAGGGCCATTTTCCTGATGGGAGGGGTCACTGAAAATGAAATAGAGTTTGAGGGATATACGTACCAGGTTGCTGAGAATAACGAGGGGGCAACGGCCAGAACCTTTCATGGTATGCCGTCCTTTCCCGCAGTCCTGGCCCTGTGGGGCAGTATTTTTGGCCTTGGCAATATGGTTTCTGTGCAGACTGTATTCCTGGTGTTGTTTCTTTTGATTCTCTACTATATTGGCGGTATACTCAAGTTTAAGCTGGATACGAAAATATTGGTCCTATTGCTGGCAGCAGTTTCCCCCGTCATACTGTGGGTGTCAAAATCCAGCCTGACAGAAATGTATTTAGCGGTGATTATGGCGGCGTTTATATACTATATTCTGGATGATTCCGAAAAAGTCAATGTATGGCTGTCAGCGTTTCCGGTATTGGTTTTTTCCTGTTACCATATTTCACTTTATACATTGATGCCAATGTTTGTTGTGTTATATTTTATGATGTATATGTATACAGGCGACAGGCGGTTCCTCATTGTACAGTGCTTTAATACAGGTTCTTTTTTAGCCGGCGTGGCAGTTATCTACCATATAAACAAGCTATACTGTATTTCTAATTTTGTCCCTGCATTTTTAGGGCCCATTGACCAGGATAATTTTTTGTTTGTCTGTGTGGGGGCAGTGGCCGGCGTGGCGGCTATGAGCGCAGCACTTTATTTTGTGCCCCTTACTACTGTGAGGATAGCAATAGGAAGGATACGCCTGAAGTCCTGGCTGGGAAAAGGGACTGCCGTGGCAATATTGGTTCTGCTGTGTATGAATCTGTATATGGGGAGAGGGAAACTGGGGGACTTAACTCTGGCCGGATATCTGTTTGCCACTGGGTTTATCGTCCTGCCTTTTGCCATAGCCTTGCTTCTTTTCAATCTGGCAAAGAGGCAGGGGTGGATATGGGATATAAAAAACATGGTGATAACATGGTTGTTTTTTTACTGTATCCTTGTGCATACAACCTTTTTCAGAAATGAAATCTTTGATTACTATTACTACAGCAGATATATTGTGCCCTTCATTAGTATCTTGCTGCTTGCGTTTGGCCTCCTTTTCAACCAGGTGTGCAGCGGGGCGAAAATGGC of the Luxibacter massiliensis genome contains:
- a CDS encoding phospho-sugar mutase — encoded protein: MDYRDIYNDWCKNEYFDEETRRELIGIQDNDKEIYDRFYKELEFGTGGLRGVIGNGTNRMNVYTVRKATQGLANYIIRQNGMEKGVAIAYDSRRMSPEFASEAALCLNANQIKTYIFPSLRPTPQLSFAVRELGCIAGIVITASHNPPEYNGYKVYWEDGAQITAPKDQEIISEVRKVADYSQVRTMAKEEAEKCGLYRGIGSEIDDRYIEEVKKQSVLPDITAQAGEDFKIVYTPLHGTGNLPVRRVLKELGFSQVYVVPEQEMPDPDFRTLSYPNPEDPSAFKLALELAREKGADVVLATDPDADRLGIYARDKETGEYISFTGNMSGMLIAEYILSVRQEQGTLPENGALVETIVTTNMGKAMAGHYGIALIEVLTGFKYIGEQIKLFEENHTYQYIFGLEESYGCLAGTYARDKDAIVAVMLLCEAAAYYKTKGLTLVEQMDNLYKKYGYYKEGLSSVTLKGAEGAGKIQEIIDGLRQNPPHRIGDFQVVASRDYKSGVRTVFGEKETEPVGLPKSNVLYYELAEDAWCCVRPSGTEPKIKFYYGVKGKDSKDADAKLQGLADSLQGLAAL
- a CDS encoding glycosyltransferase family 4 protein; this translates as MKKIGFVTPWYGENIPGGAEMALRGVTRHLMEAGVEIEILTTCVKEFGSSWTENYHDPGESWENDIHVRRFPVKDRDKKKFDAVNIKLICGERISADEEQIFIEEMINSPKLYRYIEEQNQDYDLFVYIPYMFGPVYYGIKSCIEKAVMIPCFHDEAYVYMGIFRDLYSKVKGMIFNSKSEQRLTNKIYNLDNVKQCVPGLGLETDLKFDAEAFREKFGIQDPFVLYAGRKDDGKNVGTLIRYFKEYKARNQGSLKLVLIGGGSVTIPGEIKQDVYDLGFVDIQDKYNAYGAAAVLCQPSKNESFSFVIMESWLCERPVLVHDCCAVTRDFVIEASGGLYFGSYYEFEECLRRLLKDEELAKQMGRNGKQFVLNNFKWEIVTDKYIKFFEEIIADRG